In Deltaproteobacteria bacterium GWC2_55_46, a single window of DNA contains:
- a CDS encoding peptidylprolyl isomerase — MEQAKQGDAVKVHYTGTLDDGTRFDTSEGSDPLQFVIGEGMLIPAFEQSVVGMNPGESKELHIAAEEAYGPYMDELILEVDRSQIPQHIEPDEGTQLQITQDDGSSTVVKVVKLTQDKVYLDANHPLAGKDLIFKIELVGIVNH, encoded by the coding sequence ATGGAACAGGCAAAGCAAGGCGATGCCGTAAAGGTGCACTATACCGGCACCCTTGATGACGGCACCAGGTTCGATACTTCCGAGGGGAGCGACCCCTTGCAGTTCGTGATAGGGGAGGGGATGCTCATCCCGGCCTTCGAGCAGTCTGTAGTTGGCATGAACCCCGGCGAGTCAAAGGAGCTGCATATAGCGGCTGAAGAGGCCTATGGGCCGTACATGGATGAGCTGATACTCGAGGTGGACAGGAGCCAGATACCGCAGCATATCGAACCTGATGAGGGGACCCAGCTCCAGATAACCCAGGACGACGGCAGCTCTACGGTAGTCAAGGTCGTAAAGCTTACGCAGGATAAGGTCTATCTTGACGCAAACCACCCGCTTGCGGGCAAGGATCTCATCTTCAAGATCGAACTGGTCGGCATAGTGAATCACTGA
- a CDS encoding Ku protein, producing the protein MARPIWKGSISFGLVNIPVGLFTAEGKEERLDFHLLDKNDLSPIGYKKINKRTGQEVGPGDMIKGYEFDRGLYVVLTEEDFKRANPKATQTVEILDFVDASEIHPVFFEKPYFLAPVGRGEKGYALLREALKKTGKAGVAKVVIHSKEYIGAVIPYGKVLVLDLVRYVDEIKDPLELDVPEEDLKRLGVTGKELEMAERLIESMIGGWQPRKYRDTYRKELLSYIKQKVAAGETAKVEEVIPARPKAEVIDLMSLLKKSIEETEAAKVKTRKASGG; encoded by the coding sequence ATGGCCCGTCCCATCTGGAAAGGAAGCATAAGCTTCGGCCTTGTCAATATACCTGTCGGCCTTTTTACAGCCGAAGGCAAGGAGGAGAGGCTCGACTTTCACCTCCTCGACAAGAACGACCTTTCCCCCATCGGATACAAGAAGATAAACAAGAGGACAGGCCAGGAGGTAGGCCCCGGAGATATGATCAAGGGCTATGAGTTCGACCGCGGCCTGTACGTCGTATTGACCGAAGAGGACTTCAAGCGCGCAAACCCGAAGGCGACCCAGACGGTAGAGATACTCGACTTCGTGGACGCCTCTGAGATACACCCCGTATTTTTCGAGAAACCATACTTCCTCGCGCCGGTGGGCAGGGGCGAGAAGGGCTATGCTCTTTTAAGAGAGGCGCTCAAGAAGACCGGCAAGGCGGGGGTGGCAAAGGTGGTCATCCACTCGAAGGAGTATATCGGCGCGGTCATCCCATACGGGAAGGTCCTTGTGCTTGACCTCGTAAGGTACGTGGATGAGATAAAAGACCCGTTGGAGCTGGACGTGCCGGAAGAGGACCTGAAAAGACTTGGCGTGACCGGCAAAGAGCTTGAGATGGCGGAACGCCTCATCGAATCGATGATAGGCGGCTGGCAGCCGCGGAAGTACCGCGACACATATAGAAAAGAGCTACTCTCCTACATTAAACAGAAGGTCGCGGCAGGGGAGACGGCCAAGGTCGAAGAGGTGATCCCGGCTCGCCCCAAAGCCGAGGTCATAGACCTCATGTCGCTCCTTAAAAAGAGCATAGAGGAGACCGAGGCCGCAAAGGTAAAAACCCGGAAGGCCTCCGGCGGTTGA
- a CDS encoding MBL fold hydrolase encodes MKLTFVGGASTVTGSCYHLQVGKFKFLVECGLHQGNGSDELNRNPYPFNPAELDLIFVTHAHIDHSGMLPKAVRDGFMGKVISTAATKDLLEPMLYDAASIQESDSEWLTRRAMRTGRPPAQPLYTTEDVEKVLPLFEVKEYNKIYHLGGGVKFRFLDAGHILGSASLEIWYQDSDKEKKIVFSGDIGKKGNPIIKDPSAPSMADYVVMESTYGNRSHRPLAESINELVSAIKTTFRKGGNVYIPSFAVGRSQDLLYIINNLVREGRLYRIDVYLDSPLAEEVTRVYVAHPECFDDEARRLFTTRQSDTSMRLHFVRTAEESMKLNRLKSGNIIIAGSGMCEGGRIKHHLKHNLWRSECSVIFVGYQAENTLGRRIIDGARSVNVLGEEVLVRASIYTINGFSAHAGREELVEWLSAFDDTPTIFIVHGEDESAESFSKLVKEKYGFNTHRPKDGETVEI; translated from the coding sequence ATGAAGCTAACGTTTGTAGGCGGGGCAAGCACCGTAACCGGCTCCTGCTATCATCTCCAGGTCGGGAAGTTCAAGTTTCTTGTGGAATGCGGCCTCCACCAGGGAAACGGCTCTGATGAGCTGAACAGGAACCCCTACCCCTTCAACCCCGCCGAGCTTGACCTCATCTTCGTAACCCACGCGCACATAGACCATTCAGGCATGCTCCCGAAGGCGGTAAGGGACGGCTTCATGGGGAAGGTAATATCCACGGCGGCCACAAAAGACCTCCTTGAGCCGATGCTCTACGACGCGGCCAGCATCCAGGAGAGCGACAGCGAGTGGCTCACGCGAAGGGCCATGCGCACCGGCAGGCCGCCCGCCCAGCCCCTTTATACCACCGAGGACGTTGAGAAGGTCTTGCCGCTCTTCGAGGTCAAGGAGTACAACAAGATATATCACCTCGGCGGCGGGGTGAAGTTCAGGTTTTTAGACGCAGGGCACATACTCGGCTCCGCCTCTCTTGAAATATGGTATCAGGACAGTGACAAAGAGAAGAAGATAGTCTTCTCAGGGGATATCGGGAAGAAGGGGAACCCCATCATAAAAGACCCCTCTGCCCCTTCCATGGCCGATTATGTCGTTATGGAATCGACATACGGCAACAGGTCGCACAGGCCGCTTGCCGAATCGATAAACGAGCTTGTGAGCGCCATCAAAACGACCTTTAGAAAGGGCGGGAACGTCTACATCCCCTCCTTCGCCGTGGGCAGGTCGCAGGACCTTTTGTACATCATAAATAACCTTGTGCGCGAGGGCAGGCTCTATAGAATCGACGTCTACCTCGACAGCCCGCTTGCCGAGGAGGTCACGAGGGTCTATGTGGCCCACCCCGAATGCTTCGACGACGAGGCGAGAAGGCTTTTTACGACCCGGCAGTCCGATACCTCGATGAGGCTCCACTTCGTGAGAACGGCTGAAGAGTCGATGAAGCTCAACAGGTTGAAATCCGGCAACATCATCATCGCCGGAAGCGGCATGTGCGAGGGCGGAAGGATCAAGCACCACCTGAAGCACAACCTCTGGAGGTCGGAGTGCAGCGTCATATTCGTTGGCTACCAGGCGGAGAACACTCTTGGCAGGAGGATAATCGACGGGGCCAGGTCGGTAAACGTCCTCGGCGAGGAGGTACTGGTGAGGGCTTCGATATATACCATCAACGGCTTCTCGGCGCACGCCGGGAGGGAAGAGCTCGTTGAATGGCTTTCGGCCTTTGACGACACCCCGACCATATTCATCGTCCACGGCGAGGACGAATCGGCAGAGTCATTCTCAAAGCTCGTGAAGGAGAAGTACGGCTTCAACACCCACCGGCCAAAGGACGGAGAGACGGTGGAGATATAG